A stretch of Vannielia litorea DNA encodes these proteins:
- a CDS encoding histidine kinase N-terminal 7TM domain-containing protein, translated as MRQCFEGVLADPVLYGAAGICVLAAAVLIWMLRTQRFNGKAFFSLTFIGIIWTLLCVGLEAASTSFSCQVLWATMAWPGNALVPVAWCFFVLAYLDNPAWLGTWKARAILFAVPAASFALAATNPWHGLVYTDGSVIPEGREHIDFMHGPGFYTIIASLYSFVMAAMIGLARAFLRARRAAWPMLTMLALITLTPLTANASYVVLGFTVFGLDPTAFMFTLGILGFSWLLATNKTMDMVAVGQSILFDTMSEPVIFIDRQGDITLMNTAARRSELHTGSGRLVSGVLDMIRQIDSAPEALHLEIGDRVFEPRVQQVESPLDPSGPVLGWSVTFIDITDRLAINAALQAALEKADEASRAKDEFISVVSHEMRTPLTSLKGGLALALSGHLGDVGDKARPPLEIAHRNAARLARLVDNILLAQKLEIEALVLEDDRVDLGKLLAESFEENAMFAVERSVRLVNSCAGHHAVIRGDAFAIRQIVDNLVSNAIKFSNEHGIVEGRLHFSDQRVRLSIKDSGRGIPEGMEAMVFGRFAQVAGSGQRSTQGSGLGLHISNQLAKRMSGNLSYESKMGAGTTFHVEFGRADEERGEPARLAG; from the coding sequence ATGAGGCAGTGTTTCGAAGGGGTGCTTGCAGACCCGGTGCTTTACGGCGCCGCGGGCATCTGCGTGCTCGCCGCCGCTGTCCTGATCTGGATGTTGCGCACCCAGAGGTTCAACGGCAAGGCCTTCTTCAGCCTCACCTTCATCGGCATCATCTGGACCCTCCTGTGCGTCGGCCTGGAGGCGGCCTCCACCTCGTTCTCCTGCCAGGTCCTGTGGGCCACGATGGCCTGGCCGGGCAATGCGCTGGTGCCGGTGGCCTGGTGTTTCTTCGTGCTCGCCTATCTCGACAACCCGGCCTGGCTCGGCACCTGGAAGGCGCGGGCCATCCTGTTTGCGGTGCCCGCGGCGAGCTTTGCCCTGGCGGCGACCAACCCCTGGCATGGCCTCGTCTACACTGACGGCTCGGTGATTCCCGAAGGCCGGGAGCACATCGACTTCATGCACGGCCCGGGCTTCTACACGATCATCGCAAGCCTCTACAGCTTCGTGATGGCGGCCATGATCGGCCTTGCCAGGGCCTTCCTGCGGGCCAGGCGGGCGGCCTGGCCGATGCTGACCATGCTGGCCCTCATCACCCTCACCCCGCTGACGGCCAATGCCTCCTATGTCGTGCTGGGCTTTACCGTGTTCGGGCTCGATCCGACCGCCTTCATGTTCACCCTCGGGATCCTCGGCTTTTCCTGGCTTCTGGCCACCAACAAGACGATGGACATGGTGGCCGTGGGGCAGTCGATCCTGTTCGACACGATGAGCGAGCCGGTCATCTTCATCGACCGGCAGGGCGACATCACGCTGATGAACACCGCCGCCAGGCGCAGCGAACTTCACACCGGCTCCGGTCGCCTGGTGAGCGGCGTGCTCGACATGATCCGGCAGATCGACAGCGCGCCGGAGGCCCTGCATCTCGAGATCGGAGACCGGGTTTTTGAACCGCGCGTTCAACAGGTGGAGAGCCCGCTCGATCCGTCCGGCCCGGTGCTGGGCTGGAGCGTGACCTTCATCGACATCACCGACCGGCTTGCGATCAACGCGGCCTTGCAGGCGGCGCTGGAGAAGGCCGATGAAGCCAGCCGCGCGAAGGACGAGTTCATCTCTGTCGTCAGCCACGAGATGCGCACGCCGCTGACCTCGCTGAAGGGCGGGCTTGCGCTGGCGCTGAGCGGCCATCTCGGCGACGTGGGCGACAAGGCTCGCCCGCCGCTCGAGATCGCCCATCGCAACGCCGCCCGTCTGGCCCGGCTGGTCGACAACATCCTGCTGGCGCAGAAGCTCGAGATCGAGGCGCTGGTGCTGGAAGACGATCGCGTCGACCTGGGCAAGCTGCTTGCGGAGAGCTTCGAAGAGAACGCGATGTTCGCCGTCGAGCGCAGCGTGCGGCTGGTCAACAGCTGTGCCGGGCACCACGCGGTGATCCGCGGCGACGCCTTTGCCATCCGGCAGATCGTCGACAACCTCGTGTCGAATGCCATCAAGTTCTCCAACGAGCATGGCATCGTCGAAGGGCGCCTGCACTTCAGCGACCAGAGGGTTCGGCTCTCGATCAAGGATTCGGGTCGCGGCATCCCCGAAGGGATGGAGGCCATGGTCTTCGGCCGCTTCGCGCAGGTCGCCGGCAGCGGCCAACGCTCGACCCAGGGCTCGGGCCTCGGCCTGCACATCTCGAATCAGCTGGCCAAGCGGATGTCCGGAAACCTCTCTTACGAGAGCAAGATGGGTGCGGGCACCACCTTTCACGTGGAGTTCGGCCGGGCCGACGAAGAGCGCGGCGAGCCCGCCCGCCTCGCGGGGTAG
- a CDS encoding NAD-dependent epimerase/dehydratase family protein, with translation MTKPFKKILLTGAAGNLGTELRRGLAPLAESLRIADRVACKEVAAHEEALVFDLGDMEATMAATEGCDAIVHMGGAPLEKPWQEVLDSNIRGSYHIYEGARKHGVKRVVYASSVHAIGYHGLTDGISGDAPPRPDSLYGVSKAFVESLSSLYWDKFGIESACIRIFSSFPEPADRRMLWSWLSYGDMVRLVTSCLTAPYLGHTIAAGMSDNRVKPVNMANAGHIGFAPQDSAEPFREKVEAAKPPADPADRATRCIGGWFVNLGHPDDEAAN, from the coding sequence ATGACCAAACCCTTCAAGAAGATCCTGCTCACCGGCGCCGCCGGCAACCTCGGCACCGAGCTGCGCCGGGGCCTCGCGCCCCTGGCCGAGAGCCTGCGCATCGCCGACCGCGTGGCCTGCAAGGAGGTGGCCGCCCATGAGGAGGCGCTGGTCTTCGACCTGGGCGACATGGAGGCCACAATGGCGGCGACGGAAGGCTGCGATGCCATCGTCCACATGGGCGGCGCGCCGCTGGAGAAGCCCTGGCAGGAGGTGCTCGACAGCAACATCCGCGGCTCCTACCACATCTACGAAGGCGCGCGGAAACACGGGGTGAAGCGGGTGGTCTATGCCTCCTCGGTCCATGCCATCGGCTATCACGGTTTGACCGACGGGATCTCGGGTGACGCCCCGCCGCGGCCCGACAGCCTCTACGGCGTGTCCAAGGCCTTCGTCGAGTCGCTGTCGTCGCTCTACTGGGACAAGTTCGGGATCGAGAGCGCCTGTATCCGGATCTTCTCGTCCTTCCCCGAACCGGCCGACCGGCGGATGCTGTGGTCGTGGCTCAGCTACGGCGACATGGTGCGGCTGGTGACCTCCTGCCTGACCGCGCCCTACCTGGGGCACACCATCGCCGCCGGCATGTCGGACAACCGGGTGAAGCCGGTGAACATGGCCAATGCCGGGCACATCGGCTTTGCGCCGCAGGACAGCGCGGAGCCGTTCCGCGAGAAGGTGGAGGCCGCCAAGCCGCCCGCCGACCCGGCCGACCGGGCGACCCGGTGCATCGGCGGCTGGTTCGTGAACCTCGGCCACCCCGACGACGAGGCCGCCAATTGA
- a CDS encoding TRAP transporter substrate-binding protein gives MKSRNLDRRSFLKTSALAGTAATGAMLAAPAVNAQSPIVVKMQTSWPASDIWDEFAKDYAMRVDEMSGGRLKVDVLPAGAVVAAFQVLDAVNDGLLDAAHSVPVYWYGKNKAASLFGTGPVFGGSATTMLSWFYEGGGAELYRELTQDIMGLDIVGYMGFPMFAQPFGWFKGEVNTVADLQGFKYRTVGLAADLMQKLGMSVAQLPGGEIVPAMERGVIDAFEFNNPTSDRRFGAQDVAQNYYLSSYHQASESFEFLFSKTFLEDLDPDLQAIMKYAVEAASTANTAKAMRQYSTDLAELQEAGVNVRRTSKEILDAQLKAWDELIPELEQDEFMKRCLDSQREWVEKVAYYELMNAPDYALAFEHYFPGKLAL, from the coding sequence ATGAAATCCAGGAATCTCGACCGTCGTTCATTCTTGAAGACCAGCGCACTGGCCGGCACGGCTGCCACCGGTGCCATGCTGGCCGCCCCGGCCGTAAACGCCCAGTCGCCCATCGTGGTGAAGATGCAGACCTCATGGCCTGCATCCGACATCTGGGACGAATTCGCCAAGGACTACGCCATGCGCGTCGACGAAATGTCGGGCGGACGGCTCAAGGTCGACGTGCTTCCTGCGGGCGCCGTCGTGGCCGCGTTCCAGGTGCTCGACGCCGTCAACGACGGGCTGCTCGATGCCGCCCATTCGGTGCCGGTCTACTGGTACGGCAAGAACAAGGCCGCCTCGCTCTTCGGCACCGGCCCGGTGTTCGGCGGCTCGGCCACCACCATGTTGAGCTGGTTCTACGAAGGCGGCGGCGCCGAACTCTACCGCGAGCTGACCCAGGACATCATGGGCCTCGACATCGTGGGCTACATGGGCTTTCCGATGTTCGCGCAGCCCTTCGGCTGGTTCAAGGGCGAGGTCAACACGGTGGCCGACCTGCAGGGCTTCAAGTACCGGACCGTGGGCCTTGCCGCGGACCTGATGCAGAAGCTCGGCATGTCGGTGGCCCAGCTGCCCGGCGGCGAGATCGTGCCGGCGATGGAGCGCGGCGTGATCGACGCCTTCGAGTTCAACAACCCCACCTCCGACCGCCGCTTCGGCGCGCAGGACGTCGCGCAGAACTACTACCTGTCGTCCTACCACCAGGCCTCGGAGAGCTTCGAGTTCCTGTTCTCCAAGACCTTCCTCGAAGATCTCGATCCCGATCTCCAGGCGATCATGAAATATGCCGTGGAGGCCGCCTCGACCGCGAACACCGCCAAGGCCATGCGCCAGTACTCGACCGACCTGGCCGAGCTGCAGGAGGCGGGTGTGAACGTGCGCCGGACCTCCAAGGAGATCCTCGATGCCCAGCTGAAGGCCTGGGACGAGCTGATCCCCGAGCTGGAGCAGGACGAGTTCATGAAGCGCTGCCTCGACAGCCAGCGCGAGTGGGTCGAGAAAGTGGCCTATTACGAGCTGATGAACGCGCCCGACTACGCCCTCGCGTTCGAGCATTACTTCCCGGGCAAGCTGGCGCTCTGA
- a CDS encoding hydantoinase/oxoprolinase family protein has translation MTQAQEIRLGADIGGTFTDIVLDVRGTLHSAKVLTTYAAPEQAILDGIAIVTEEAGIAASEIDLLIHGTTLATNALIERRGARTALITTEGFRDVIEMRTENRFAQYDLNIQLPPPLIPREDRFPVAGRIDAQGRELQRLDEAALREIAQRISAQDFGAIAIGFIHSYLNPAHEARAREILAETLDLPISISSEVSPQMREFERFNTVCANAYVRPRMESYLARLQDRLKELGASCPVFMIHSGGGLISVETAAAFPVRLVESGPAGGAIFAADIAARFGLNRVVSYDMGGTTAKICLIEDFQPQTARSFEVARTWRFAKGSGMPISIPVIEMIEIGAGGGSLAWVDAMGRIQTGPESAGSEPGPACYGRGGARPAITDADLALGKLDPDNFAGGQIRLSTRAAQEAIARDVGDGLKLDAEAAAFGITEVVDENMANAARVHAVENGKNIGDHIMIAFGGAAPLHAARLCEKLGIDHCLIPQGAGVGSAIGFLKAPFGYEALSSQVMPLSRFDAGAVNAMLDDLKAGAESFVRAGTDGEIAREVVAFMRYAGQGWEIPVPLPDRAFAAGDAAMIEEAFRSRYAQFFGRAVEGPEIEFVTWSVKAQDVPPPPARVELVRGGTVAPAEAFREVFDPATGAPLATGIVERESLAPGARIEGPAVIVERETATVVTSPFDAVIQPDGTILLLRKGLNS, from the coding sequence ATGACCCAGGCCCAGGAGATCCGGCTCGGGGCCGACATCGGCGGCACCTTCACCGATATCGTGCTGGATGTGCGCGGCACCCTCCATTCGGCCAAGGTGCTCACCACCTATGCCGCGCCGGAGCAGGCGATTCTCGACGGGATCGCCATTGTCACCGAGGAGGCCGGCATCGCGGCCTCGGAGATCGACCTGCTGATCCACGGCACCACGCTGGCCACCAATGCGCTGATCGAGCGGCGCGGGGCGCGGACGGCGCTGATCACCACCGAGGGCTTTCGGGACGTGATCGAGATGCGCACCGAGAACCGCTTCGCGCAATACGATCTGAACATCCAGCTCCCGCCGCCGCTGATACCGCGCGAAGACAGGTTCCCGGTCGCGGGCCGGATCGACGCGCAGGGCCGCGAGTTGCAGAGGCTCGACGAGGCGGCGTTGCGGGAGATCGCGCAGAGGATCTCGGCGCAGGATTTCGGGGCCATCGCCATCGGCTTCATCCATTCCTACCTGAATCCCGCTCACGAGGCGCGCGCCCGCGAGATCCTCGCCGAAACGCTCGACCTGCCGATCTCGATCTCCTCCGAGGTCAGCCCGCAGATGCGCGAGTTCGAGCGGTTCAACACGGTCTGCGCCAATGCCTACGTGCGGCCCCGGATGGAGAGCTACCTCGCCCGGTTGCAGGACCGGCTGAAGGAGCTGGGCGCCTCCTGCCCGGTCTTCATGATCCACTCCGGCGGCGGGCTGATCTCGGTGGAGACGGCCGCGGCCTTCCCCGTCCGGCTGGTCGAGAGCGGTCCCGCGGGCGGCGCGATCTTTGCCGCCGACATCGCCGCCCGCTTCGGGCTGAACCGGGTGGTGAGCTACGACATGGGCGGCACCACCGCCAAGATCTGCCTCATCGAGGACTTCCAGCCCCAGACCGCCCGCAGCTTCGAGGTGGCCCGCACCTGGCGCTTTGCCAAGGGGTCGGGCATGCCGATCTCGATCCCGGTGATCGAGATGATCGAGATCGGGGCAGGGGGCGGCTCGCTGGCCTGGGTCGACGCGATGGGGCGCATCCAGACCGGGCCGGAGAGTGCCGGGTCGGAGCCCGGCCCGGCCTGCTACGGGCGGGGCGGCGCGCGGCCTGCGATCACCGATGCCGACCTTGCGCTGGGCAAGCTCGACCCCGACAATTTTGCCGGCGGCCAGATCAGGCTCTCGACCCGCGCCGCGCAGGAGGCCATCGCCCGCGATGTCGGCGACGGGCTGAAGCTCGACGCCGAGGCCGCCGCCTTCGGGATCACCGAGGTGGTGGACGAGAACATGGCCAATGCCGCGCGGGTCCACGCGGTGGAAAACGGCAAGAACATCGGCGACCACATCATGATCGCCTTCGGCGGAGCCGCGCCCCTGCATGCCGCGCGGCTCTGCGAGAAGCTGGGGATCGACCACTGCCTGATCCCGCAGGGCGCGGGCGTGGGCTCGGCGATCGGGTTTCTCAAGGCGCCGTTCGGCTACGAGGCGCTGAGCTCGCAGGTGATGCCGCTCTCGCGCTTCGATGCCGGTGCCGTCAATGCCATGCTCGACGACCTCAAGGCGGGCGCCGAGAGCTTTGTTCGGGCCGGGACCGACGGCGAGATCGCCCGCGAGGTCGTGGCCTTCATGCGCTACGCCGGGCAGGGCTGGGAGATCCCGGTGCCGCTGCCCGACCGGGCGTTTGCCGCCGGGGACGCCGCGATGATCGAGGAGGCCTTCCGCAGCCGCTACGCGCAGTTCTTCGGCCGCGCGGTCGAGGGCCCCGAGATCGAGTTCGTCACCTGGTCGGTCAAGGCGCAGGACGTGCCGCCGCCGCCCGCGCGGGTGGAGCTTGTGCGCGGCGGAACGGTGGCCCCGGCGGAGGCGTTCCGCGAGGTGTTCGACCCGGCCACCGGCGCGCCGCTTGCCACCGGGATCGTCGAGCGCGAGAGCCTCGCCCCCGGTGCCCGGATCGAGGGCCCCGCCGTGATCGTGGAACGCGAGACGGCTACCGTCGTCACCTCGCCCTTCGACGCGGTGATCCAGCCCGATGGCACCATCCTGCTGCTCCGCAAGGGACTGAACTCATGA
- a CDS encoding hydantoinase B/oxoprolinase family protein, with the protein MSKIDDIRLQVMWNRLISVVEEQAMTLLRTAFSTSVREAGDLSAGVYNARGEMLAQAVTGTPGHVNTMAEAVGNFIAAIPRQQMLPGDTYVTNDPWLGTGHLHDITMCTPVFKDDALIGFFACTAHIVDIGGRGFGADGKSVYEEGIQIPIMKFAERGQVNETLVQMIRTNVREPNQVVGDFYSLAACNDVGRDRLLEMLEEIDLPDLEKLGDFILTRTAAAMKERIAGLPQGSWFNEMMTDGYDTPIRLAATVSIEAERVLVDFTGCDPVSRWGINCPMIYAKAYACYAIMCVVAPDIPNNAASLACVEVVSPVNVVNAPRPAPVSVRHVIGHMVPDVVLGALAQALPGQIQAEGTAALWNIQISARPVEGREGRRAEVLMFNSGGSGARPTLDGLSATAFPSGVHTMPIEATEHTGPIVIWRKELRPDSGGDGEHRGGLGQIIEIAPAEGHEFEFSAMFDRTRVPPRGREGGQDGAAGSVALDDGTPLKPKGWQFVPAGRRLVLHAPGGGGFGDPGKRSAEARALDRRRGYVTDT; encoded by the coding sequence ATGAGCAAGATCGACGATATCCGCCTGCAGGTGATGTGGAACCGGCTGATCTCGGTGGTCGAGGAGCAGGCGATGACGCTGCTGCGCACCGCGTTCTCGACCTCGGTGCGCGAGGCGGGCGACCTCTCGGCGGGCGTCTACAACGCGCGGGGCGAGATGCTGGCCCAGGCGGTCACCGGCACGCCGGGCCATGTGAACACCATGGCAGAGGCGGTGGGCAACTTCATCGCCGCGATCCCGCGCCAGCAGATGCTTCCGGGCGATACCTATGTCACCAACGACCCCTGGCTGGGCACCGGGCACCTGCACGACATCACCATGTGCACGCCGGTCTTCAAGGATGACGCGCTGATCGGCTTCTTTGCCTGCACCGCCCACATCGTCGATATCGGCGGGCGCGGTTTCGGGGCCGATGGCAAGTCGGTCTACGAGGAGGGCATCCAGATCCCGATCATGAAGTTCGCCGAGCGCGGGCAGGTGAACGAGACCCTGGTGCAGATGATCCGCACCAACGTGCGCGAGCCCAACCAGGTGGTGGGCGATTTCTACTCGCTGGCCGCCTGCAACGACGTGGGCCGCGACCGGCTGCTGGAGATGCTGGAAGAGATCGACCTGCCCGACCTCGAGAAGCTGGGCGACTTCATCCTCACGCGCACCGCCGCCGCGATGAAGGAGCGCATCGCCGGCCTGCCGCAGGGGAGCTGGTTCAACGAGATGATGACCGATGGCTACGACACGCCGATCCGGCTGGCGGCGACGGTCAGCATCGAGGCCGAGCGCGTTCTGGTCGACTTCACCGGCTGCGACCCGGTGAGCCGCTGGGGCATCAACTGCCCGATGATCTATGCCAAGGCCTATGCCTGCTATGCCATCATGTGCGTGGTGGCGCCCGACATCCCCAACAACGCGGCCTCGCTGGCCTGCGTCGAGGTGGTCTCGCCGGTCAACGTGGTCAACGCGCCGCGGCCCGCGCCGGTTTCGGTGCGTCACGTGATCGGCCACATGGTGCCCGATGTGGTGCTGGGCGCGCTGGCGCAGGCGCTGCCGGGGCAGATCCAGGCCGAGGGCACGGCGGCGCTGTGGAACATTCAGATCTCCGCAAGGCCCGTCGAGGGCCGCGAGGGACGGCGCGCGGAGGTGCTGATGTTCAACTCGGGCGGCTCCGGTGCGCGGCCCACGCTCGACGGGCTCTCGGCCACCGCCTTTCCCTCCGGCGTGCACACCATGCCGATCGAGGCGACCGAGCACACCGGCCCGATCGTGATCTGGCGCAAGGAGCTGCGGCCCGACTCGGGCGGGGATGGCGAGCATCGCGGCGGGCTGGGGCAGATCATCGAGATCGCGCCGGCGGAGGGCCACGAGTTCGAGTTCTCGGCCATGTTCGACCGCACGCGGGTGCCGCCGCGCGGCCGCGAGGGCGGGCAGGACGGCGCAGCGGGCAGCGTGGCGCTCGACGATGGCACTCCGCTCAAGCCGAAGGGCTGGCAGTTCGTTCCGGCGGGCCGGCGGCTGGTGCTGCACGCGCCGGGCGGCGGCGGCTTCGGCGACCCGGGAAAACGCAGCGCCGAGGCCCGCGCGCTCGACCGCAGGCGCGGCTACGTGACCGACACATAG
- a CDS encoding TRAP transporter large permease, protein MTDPQIALLMLGLFIVFVFLGFPIAFTLMAMGIGFGYYAYFDARRQWRSFDRLDETASTWDTWSTWFEGFVNNRIFDLFVNQTYTVMSNEVLTAVPLFLFMGYIVERANIVDRLFSTLNIASKDLPGSMGVAALITCALFATATGIVGAVVTLMGLLALPQMLKARYNPSFASGIICAGGTLGILIPPSIMLIVYAAASGVSIVRLYAAALLPGLVLVGLYLTYVIGRSILQPSVAPRPSKDEVPDMPLGKLWMMIVTSFLPLAFLILAVLGSILFGLATPTEAASIGALGGIFLAFVYRAMTWQRLRESVYLTVRTTAMVCWLFVGSYVFSAVFSYLGGEHVISEFVQSLNLSPLMFLILAQLIIFLLGWPLEWSEIIIIFVPIFLPLLAIFEVDPLFFGILVALNLQTSFLTPPMAMSAYYLKGIAPPEVRLTQIFSGVMPFLFCVFVAMILMYVFPQVVFYLPELFYGR, encoded by the coding sequence ATGACGGACCCGCAAATCGCCCTGCTGATGCTGGGGCTGTTCATCGTCTTCGTCTTCCTCGGGTTTCCCATCGCCTTCACGCTGATGGCCATGGGCATCGGCTTTGGCTACTACGCCTATTTCGACGCCCGCCGGCAGTGGCGCAGCTTCGACCGATTGGACGAGACCGCCAGCACATGGGACACGTGGTCGACCTGGTTCGAAGGCTTCGTGAACAACCGAATATTCGACCTCTTCGTGAACCAGACCTACACGGTCATGTCGAACGAGGTGCTCACCGCGGTGCCGCTCTTCCTGTTCATGGGCTACATCGTGGAACGGGCCAACATCGTCGACCGGCTGTTCTCCACGCTCAACATCGCCTCCAAGGACCTGCCCGGCTCGATGGGCGTGGCCGCGCTCATCACCTGCGCGCTCTTCGCCACCGCCACCGGCATCGTCGGAGCCGTGGTCACGCTGATGGGCCTGCTGGCGCTGCCGCAGATGCTGAAGGCGCGCTACAACCCCTCCTTCGCCAGCGGCATCATCTGCGCCGGCGGCACGCTGGGCATCCTGATTCCGCCCTCGATCATGCTGATCGTCTACGCGGCGGCCTCGGGCGTCTCCATCGTGCGGCTCTATGCGGCGGCGCTGCTGCCGGGGCTGGTGCTGGTGGGGCTCTATCTCACCTACGTCATCGGCCGGTCGATCCTGCAGCCCTCTGTCGCGCCCCGACCCAGCAAGGACGAGGTGCCCGACATGCCGCTGGGCAAGCTCTGGATGATGATCGTCACCTCCTTCCTGCCGCTCGCCTTCCTGATCCTCGCGGTGCTGGGCTCGATCCTCTTCGGCCTCGCCACCCCCACCGAGGCGGCCTCGATCGGCGCGCTGGGCGGCATCTTCCTGGCCTTCGTCTACCGGGCGATGACATGGCAGCGGCTGCGCGAGAGCGTCTACCTGACGGTGCGCACCACCGCGATGGTCTGCTGGCTCTTCGTCGGCTCCTACGTGTTTTCGGCGGTGTTTTCCTACCTCGGGGGCGAGCACGTGATCTCGGAGTTCGTGCAGTCGCTCAACCTCTCGCCGCTGATGTTCCTGATCCTGGCGCAGCTCATCATCTTCCTGCTGGGCTGGCCGCTGGAATGGTCGGAGATCATCATCATCTTCGTGCCGATCTTCCTGCCGCTACTGGCGATCTTCGAGGTCGACCCGCTGTTCTTCGGCATCCTGGTGGCGCTCAACCTGCAAACCAGCTTCCTGACGCCCCCGATGGCGATGTCGGCCTATTACCTCAAGGGCATCGCCCCTCCGGAGGTGCGGCTGACGCAGATCTTCTCGGGCGTCATGCCCTTCCTGTTCTGCGTCTTCGTGGCGATGATCCTGATGTATGTCTTCCCGCAGGTCGTGTTCTACCTGCCGGAGCTGTTCTATGGCCGCTGA
- a CDS encoding TRAP transporter small permease subunit, with protein sequence MIGFIRFADNLSAWFGKAFAWLIILMAVGTGYEVFVRYVLNAPTAWALDVSFIMYGSMFMMAGAYTLSRGGHVRGDFLYRLWQPRTQAKLDLVLYFLFFFPGVTALIISGWKYAARSWQYGEVSINSPAGVPIYQFKTVIVAAGILLFIQGIAQVCRCLLAIRTNEWLQAEEDVFETEDLLMKRASEAEKDAHI encoded by the coding sequence TTGATCGGGTTCATTCGCTTTGCCGACAACCTGTCGGCCTGGTTCGGCAAGGCCTTTGCCTGGCTCATCATCCTGATGGCCGTGGGCACCGGCTACGAGGTTTTCGTGCGCTACGTCTTGAACGCGCCCACCGCCTGGGCGCTCGACGTGTCGTTCATCATGTATGGCTCCATGTTCATGATGGCGGGCGCCTACACCCTGTCGCGCGGCGGGCATGTGCGCGGCGACTTTCTCTACCGGCTCTGGCAGCCCCGGACCCAGGCCAAGCTCGACCTGGTGCTCTACTTCCTGTTCTTCTTTCCCGGCGTCACGGCTCTCATCATCTCGGGCTGGAAGTATGCCGCGCGGTCCTGGCAATACGGCGAGGTCAGCATCAACAGCCCGGCGGGCGTGCCGATCTACCAGTTCAAGACCGTGATCGTGGCCGCGGGCATCCTGCTCTTCATCCAGGGCATCGCGCAAGTCTGCCGCTGCCTCCTGGCGATCCGCACCAACGAATGGCTGCAGGCCGAGGAAGACGTGTTCGAGACCGAAGATCTGCTGATGAAACGGGCCAGTGAGGCCGAGAAGGACGCACACATATGA
- a CDS encoding NAD(P)/FAD-dependent oxidoreductase translates to MKDSYDVVIVGGAVIGSACACYLAANPDFTGSVLVVEMDPSYARASTSLSASSIRTQFSNPINVKISQYGGEVIRNFGALMEVDGHRPSLNFHASGYLFLARTPEQVETLRENHLAQTGCGADVVLWERDELARAFPHLRVEDIELASYGRSGEGWFDNTGLMMGFRNKARALGAEFVRDRVVEIGRSGNAVTSVTLASGARVQAGTLVNASGPRAAQTARMAGLDLPVEPRKRTLFVFDCARSPEGSAAINGGRLPLMIDPTGVHCRPEGKYFLCGGVPADDRAADWDDFEPVHEEWEEICWPALAERSEAFEAVKLLRFWAGHYAFNVLDHNLILGRHPEVQNFIFANGFSGHGLQQSPATGRGVSELITYGEFRSLDLSAVGYERVVENRPFRERAVI, encoded by the coding sequence TTGAAAGACAGCTATGACGTGGTGATCGTCGGCGGCGCGGTGATCGGCTCCGCCTGCGCCTGCTACCTTGCCGCCAACCCCGACTTCACCGGCTCCGTGCTGGTGGTGGAGATGGACCCGAGCTATGCCCGCGCCTCCACCTCGCTCTCGGCGTCCTCGATCCGCACCCAGTTCTCCAACCCGATCAACGTGAAGATCAGCCAGTATGGCGGCGAGGTGATCCGCAACTTCGGCGCGTTGATGGAGGTCGACGGACACCGGCCAAGCCTCAACTTCCACGCAAGCGGCTACCTCTTTCTGGCCCGCACGCCGGAGCAGGTGGAGACCCTGCGCGAGAACCACCTGGCCCAGACCGGCTGCGGGGCCGACGTGGTGCTCTGGGAGCGCGACGAGCTGGCCCGGGCCTTCCCGCATCTGCGGGTGGAGGATATCGAGCTGGCCTCCTACGGGCGCTCCGGCGAAGGCTGGTTCGACAACACCGGGTTGATGATGGGCTTTCGCAACAAGGCCCGTGCGCTGGGCGCGGAGTTTGTCCGCGACCGGGTGGTGGAGATCGGCCGCAGCGGCAACGCGGTCACCAGCGTTACCCTTGCCTCCGGGGCCAGGGTGCAGGCCGGCACCCTCGTCAACGCCTCGGGCCCGCGTGCCGCGCAGACGGCCCGGATGGCCGGGCTGGACCTGCCGGTGGAGCCGCGCAAGCGCACGCTCTTCGTCTTCGACTGCGCCAGGAGCCCCGAGGGCAGCGCCGCGATCAACGGCGGGCGGCTGCCGCTGATGATCGACCCGACCGGGGTGCACTGCCGCCCGGAGGGCAAGTACTTTCTGTGCGGCGGCGTGCCGGCCGACGACCGCGCCGCGGACTGGGACGATTTCGAGCCGGTGCATGAGGAGTGGGAAGAGATCTGCTGGCCGGCGCTGGCCGAACGGTCGGAGGCCTTCGAGGCGGTCAAGCTGCTGCGCTTCTGGGCGGGGCACTACGCCTTCAACGTGCTCGATCACAACCTGATCCTGGGCCGCCACCCCGAGGTGCAGAACTTCATCTTCGCCAACGGCTTCTCCGGCCACGGGCTGCAGCAGAGCCCGGCCACCGGGCGCGGCGTGTCGGAACTCATCACATATGGCGAATTCCGCAGCCTTGACCTCTCCGCGGTTGGCTACGAACGTGTGGTCGAGAACCGCCCCTTCCGCGAACGGGCCGTGATCTGA